The following coding sequences lie in one Parachlamydia acanthamoebae genomic window:
- a CDS encoding NAD-dependent succinate-semialdehyde dehydrogenase: MAIQTVNPFNNEVIKTFKEMTPQEIEKAVTKAHEAFKSWKKTPFSTRSKVLHEAAAKMRSQKEELAQIITLEMGKLISDARAEVDLSANILDYYADNAEKFLKRQKVDVETGEAYVVFDPIGVVFGIEPWNFPFYQVARIAAPNIMAGNTVLIKHASNVPQCGIALERLFKEGGAPEGVYTNLLISSKAVAQVIENPKIAGVSLTGSEGAGAHVAETAGKSLKKSVLELGGNDPFIVLDDANIEKTLDSAIWAKMNNTGQCCIAAKRYILMDSIADEFIKKFSEKLAKLKPGDPSKDKTTLGPLSSEGAAVLLQKQIDETIKKGAKALVGGKRPDIKGAFVTPTVLVDVKPGMPAYSEELFGPVATIFRVKTEEEAIHLANDTVFGLGASVFSDNLERAEKVAKQIDSGMVFINHPTWTEPDLPFGGTKKSGYGRELSEVGIFEFVNKKLIRISDYNDPF, translated from the coding sequence ATGGCCATTCAAACAGTTAATCCTTTCAATAACGAGGTTATAAAAACATTTAAAGAAATGACACCTCAAGAAATAGAAAAAGCTGTCACAAAAGCGCATGAAGCTTTTAAAAGCTGGAAAAAAACGCCTTTCTCAACGCGTTCGAAAGTTCTGCATGAAGCAGCCGCAAAAATGCGTAGCCAAAAAGAAGAGCTTGCCCAAATCATTACGCTTGAAATGGGAAAATTGATCAGTGATGCAAGAGCAGAAGTGGATCTCAGCGCGAATATTTTGGATTACTATGCGGACAATGCGGAAAAATTTTTAAAACGGCAAAAAGTAGATGTAGAGACTGGTGAAGCCTATGTTGTTTTTGATCCGATCGGGGTTGTTTTTGGTATCGAGCCATGGAATTTTCCTTTTTATCAAGTGGCACGTATTGCGGCACCTAATATCATGGCTGGGAATACAGTTCTCATCAAACATGCTTCAAATGTTCCACAATGTGGAATCGCTTTAGAAAGACTTTTTAAAGAGGGTGGAGCTCCAGAGGGTGTCTATACAAATCTTTTAATTTCATCCAAAGCTGTTGCTCAAGTAATTGAAAATCCCAAAATAGCGGGAGTTTCATTAACAGGAAGTGAGGGGGCTGGAGCGCATGTAGCTGAAACTGCTGGAAAATCCTTAAAAAAATCAGTGCTCGAATTAGGGGGGAATGATCCTTTCATCGTTTTGGATGATGCCAATATTGAAAAAACGTTAGATTCTGCGATTTGGGCGAAGATGAATAACACAGGCCAATGCTGTATCGCTGCTAAACGGTATATTTTGATGGATTCTATTGCAGATGAATTTATTAAAAAATTTAGTGAGAAATTAGCCAAATTAAAACCGGGAGATCCTTCTAAAGACAAGACAACCCTTGGGCCTCTGTCGAGTGAAGGTGCTGCAGTTCTGTTGCAGAAGCAGATAGACGAAACAATTAAAAAAGGTGCTAAAGCGTTGGTGGGTGGAAAGCGACCAGATATCAAGGGTGCATTTGTAACCCCTACGGTTCTGGTTGATGTTAAGCCTGGGATGCCAGCTTATAGCGAAGAGCTTTTTGGGCCTGTTGCCACCATCTTCCGCGTCAAAACAGAAGAAGAAGCCATCCATTTAGCTAACGATACGGTTTTTGGCTTAGGTGCCTCTGTTTTTAGTGATAATCTAGAAAGAGCTGAAAAAGTAGCTAAGCAAATTGATAGTGGGATGGTCTTTATCAATCACCCCACGTGGACAGAGCCTGATCTTCCTTTTGGAGGTACGAAAAAGTCAGGTTATGGACGGGAGCTATCTGAAGTTGGGATCTTTGAGTTTGTCAACAAAAAGCTGATTCGGATCAGTGATTATAACGACCCATTTTAG
- the lpdA gene encoding dihydrolipoyl dehydrogenase → MNGNASFDVVVIGSGPGGYVAAIRAAQLGFKTACIEKDSTLGGTCLNVGCIPSKALLYSSEMFHFLQKDGKTHGIEISDLRVEFSQMMKRKQEVVTGFTQGVAGLFKKNNVERITGTARLLSPNEIEVTKDGQTQKIQAKYTILATGSEPIALPFLPFDEKIVLSSTGALSLPKIPKKLIVVGAGVIGVELASVYSRLGTQVVVVEMLDYICPMMDQTIRKTLLQTLKKQGLEFYLGAKVTGAEVGKEQVAVYVEHEGKKLTFDADNVLVAVGRRPYSKGLGLQDVGVQVSPRGFVEVNQDLQTNIPSIYAIGDLIDGAMLAHRASEEGIAAVEKLAGLHPHVNYMAIPNVIYTHPEVAAVGLTEQEAKDAQLKLQIGSCLFKANSRARCIGDTDGLVKIIGEANTGRLIGMHIIGPNASEMIGEGVIAIEKKATISDIAYASHAHPTLSEAIKEAALNALGHAIHF, encoded by the coding sequence ATGAACGGTAATGCCTCATTTGATGTTGTTGTCATTGGTAGCGGACCTGGCGGTTATGTAGCAGCTATTCGCGCTGCTCAGTTGGGTTTTAAAACGGCTTGTATTGAAAAAGACTCTACTTTAGGAGGTACTTGCCTAAATGTCGGGTGTATTCCTTCTAAAGCCCTACTCTATTCTTCGGAGATGTTTCATTTTTTACAAAAAGATGGGAAAACACACGGAATTGAAATTTCTGATTTGCGTGTCGAATTTTCTCAAATGATGAAACGTAAGCAAGAGGTAGTGACAGGCTTCACGCAGGGCGTCGCGGGTCTTTTCAAAAAAAATAATGTGGAAAGAATCACGGGCACAGCGCGTTTGCTTTCTCCCAATGAAATTGAAGTCACAAAAGATGGTCAAACTCAAAAGATTCAGGCTAAATACACAATTTTAGCCACAGGATCAGAGCCAATTGCATTGCCATTTCTTCCTTTTGATGAAAAGATTGTGCTCTCTTCTACGGGAGCTCTCAGCCTGCCAAAAATTCCTAAAAAATTGATTGTGGTAGGTGCGGGAGTCATCGGAGTTGAATTGGCCTCAGTCTATTCGCGCCTTGGTACACAAGTTGTGGTTGTTGAGATGCTCGATTATATTTGCCCCATGATGGACCAAACCATTCGCAAAACTTTATTACAGACTTTAAAAAAGCAAGGGCTTGAATTTTACTTAGGTGCCAAAGTCACAGGTGCAGAGGTTGGTAAAGAGCAAGTTGCTGTCTATGTCGAGCATGAAGGCAAAAAACTGACGTTTGATGCGGACAATGTACTCGTGGCCGTTGGACGTCGTCCCTATAGCAAAGGGTTAGGATTGCAGGACGTTGGTGTCCAAGTTTCTCCTAGAGGATTCGTGGAAGTCAATCAGGATTTACAAACGAACATTCCTTCTATCTATGCGATAGGAGATCTCATTGACGGGGCTATGCTTGCACATCGCGCATCCGAAGAAGGAATAGCAGCTGTGGAAAAGCTAGCTGGTTTACATCCTCATGTGAACTATATGGCTATTCCTAATGTGATTTATACGCATCCGGAGGTTGCTGCGGTAGGATTAACTGAGCAAGAAGCAAAAGATGCGCAATTAAAATTGCAAATAGGAAGCTGCCTTTTCAAAGCCAATTCGCGAGCGCGATGCATTGGCGATACGGATGGATTGGTCAAGATCATCGGAGAAGCCAATACAGGACGTTTAATCGGAATGCATATTATTGGTCCTAACGCCTCGGAGATGATTGGTGAGGGCGTGATCGCGATTGAGAAAAAAGCCACCATTTCTGACATCGCCTATGCTTCTCATGCTCACCCGACATTGAGTGAGGCAATCAAAGAAGCGGCATTAAATGCCCTGGGACATGCCATTCATTTTTAG
- the odhB gene encoding 2-oxoglutarate dehydrogenase complex dihydrolipoyllysine-residue succinyltransferase, producing MKEEIKVPAMGESITEATVGTLIKPSGSTVQVDDEILELETDKVNQVLYAKASGVLTLQVKPGETVTIGQVVGFVDTEAKATQGSASEPQATVPKTEEKAQAKPQEAPQPSQGIRYGKEAFLEDVVKPEQKDFPQSVPVGKTREQEIPQLEEEAPPPKKMEGRETRRKMSQIRKVIANRLVEAQQTTAMLTTFNEIDFSAIMAAREKYKDAFLKKHGVKLGFMSFFVKAVVSALREVPDLNSYIDGNEIVHREYFDIGIAVGTDRGLIVPVLRNCEQLSFAEVEKDIEAYAKKAREGRLAVDDLQGGGFTITNGGIYGSLLSTPILNPPQCGILGMHKIEKRAVVVDDQIVIRPMMYVALSYDHRIVDGKEAVTFLVHVKNALEDPSRLLIEV from the coding sequence ATGAAAGAGGAAATCAAAGTCCCTGCAATGGGAGAATCGATTACTGAAGCAACTGTGGGAACCTTAATCAAACCGTCTGGTTCAACAGTTCAAGTTGATGATGAAATTTTGGAATTGGAAACTGACAAGGTCAATCAGGTTCTTTATGCTAAAGCATCTGGAGTGTTAACTTTGCAGGTCAAACCAGGAGAGACAGTTACAATTGGTCAGGTCGTCGGCTTTGTAGATACAGAAGCAAAAGCAACACAAGGCTCAGCGTCAGAACCTCAAGCTACTGTTCCAAAAACCGAAGAAAAAGCTCAAGCCAAACCGCAAGAAGCTCCACAGCCTTCACAGGGCATTCGGTATGGAAAAGAGGCGTTTTTAGAGGATGTGGTAAAACCTGAACAAAAAGATTTTCCACAATCTGTGCCTGTGGGAAAAACACGTGAACAAGAAATTCCACAGCTAGAAGAAGAGGCTCCCCCTCCTAAAAAAATGGAAGGGCGCGAAACGCGACGTAAAATGTCTCAGATACGCAAAGTGATTGCGAATCGATTGGTAGAAGCTCAACAAACCACAGCCATGCTAACAACCTTTAATGAGATCGATTTTTCAGCTATCATGGCTGCTCGAGAGAAATACAAAGATGCTTTTCTAAAAAAACATGGTGTGAAATTAGGCTTTATGTCTTTTTTTGTTAAGGCTGTGGTATCTGCTCTAAGAGAAGTCCCCGATTTGAATTCCTATATTGATGGAAATGAGATCGTCCATCGCGAATATTTTGATATTGGAATTGCGGTCGGAACAGATCGTGGCTTAATCGTGCCCGTTTTACGTAATTGCGAACAACTTTCTTTTGCAGAAGTTGAAAAAGATATCGAAGCTTATGCCAAAAAAGCCCGCGAAGGTCGACTCGCTGTGGATGATTTGCAAGGGGGAGGTTTTACTATTACCAATGGCGGGATTTATGGTTCTCTTCTCTCCACGCCTATCCTCAATCCTCCGCAGTGTGGCATTTTAGGGATGCATAAAATAGAAAAAAGAGCGGTTGTTGTGGATGATCAGATTGTGATTCGGCCCATGATGTATGTAGCTTTAAGCTATGATCATCGCATCGTCGATGGAAAAGAAGCCGTGACCTTTTTAGTGCATGTCAAAAATGCCTTGGAAGATCCCTCAAGACTATTAATTGAGGTGTAA